A genomic window from Camelina sativa cultivar DH55 chromosome 2, Cs, whole genome shotgun sequence includes:
- the LOC109128880 gene encoding uncharacterized protein LOC109128880, translating into MMSIFSPFEALYAESNGFKMKFSGNQKQSSGGNQSAATEQHKNSGKTSSDDEKSNKKTKKIQPMRIAPELDGVHCFETIFPF; encoded by the coding sequence ATGATGTCTATCTTTAGCCCCTTTGAAGCTCTTTACGCTGAATCCAATGgcttcaagatgaagttctcCGGTAATCAGAAACAGAGCTCCGGTGGTAATCAGTCGGCGGCGACAGAACAACACAAGAACTCCGGTAAAACTTCATCTGACGATGAAAAAAGTAataagaagacgaagaagatacAACCGATGAGGATAGCTCCAGAGCTCGATGGTGTTCATtgttttgaaacaatttttcctttttga
- the LOC104729294 gene encoding flavone 3'-O-methyltransferase 1-like: protein MGSTGETQITPVQVTDDEAALFAMQLASASVLPMALKAALDLDLLEIMAKNASPMSPTEIASQLPTKNPEAPVMLDRILRLLTSYSVLTCSNRKLSGDSVERIYGLGPVCKYLTKNEDGVSIAALCLMNQDKVLMESWYHLKDAVLDGGIPFNKAYGMSAFEYHGTDPRFNKVFNNGMSNHSTITMKKLLETYKGFEGLTSLVDVGGGIGATLKLIVSKYPNLKGINFDLPHVIDDAPSHPGIEHVGGDMFVSVPKGDAIFMKWICHDWSDEHCVKFLKNCYEALPEDGKVILAECILPETPDSSLKSKQVIHVDCIMLAHNPGGKERTEKEFEALAKASGFKGIKVVCDAFGVNLIELLKKL from the exons ATGGGTTCAACGGGGGAGACACAGATAACTCCGGTGCAAGTAACCGATGACGAAGCTGCCCTTTTCGCCATGCAGCTAGCGAGTGCCTCGGTTCTTCCGATGGCTTTAAAAGCGGCTTTAGACCTTGACCTTCTCGAGATCATGGCCAAGAACGCTTCTCCCATGTCTCCGACCGAGATCGCTTCTCAGCTTCCGACCAAAAACCCTGAAGCTCCTGTCATGCTCGACCGTATCCTCCGTCTTCTTACATCTTACTCCGTCCTCACCTGCTCCAACCGTAAACTTTCCGGCGACAGCGTCGAGCGTATTTACGGGCTTGGTCCGGTTTGCAAGTACTTGACCAAGAACGAGGATGGTGTCTCGATCGCTGCTCTTTGTCTCATGAACCAAGACAAAGTTCTCATGGAAAGCTG GTACCATTTGAAGGATGCGGTTCTTGATGGTGGAATTCCATTCAACAAGGCTTATGGAATGAGTGCGTTCGAGTACCACGGAACTGACCCTAGATTCAACAAGGTCTTCAACAATGGAATGTCTAACCATTCCACAATCACCATGAAGAAGTTACTTGAGACCTATAAGGGTTTCGAGGGCTTGACTTCTTTGGTTGATGTTGGTGGTGGCATTGGTGCTACCCTCAAATTGATTGTCTCCAAGTACCCTAACCTTAAAGGCATCAACTTCGATCTCCCACATGTCATCGATGATGCTCCTTCTCATCCCG GAATTGAACATGTTGGAGGAGATATGTTTGTAAGTGTCCCTAAAGGTGATGCCATTTTCATGAAG TGGATATGCCATGACTGGAGCGACGAACACTGCGTGAAATTCTTGAAGAACTGCTACGAGGCGCTACCAGAGGATGGAAAAGTGATTTTAGCAGAGTGTATACTTCCAGAGACACCAGACTCAAGCCTCAAATCCAAACAAGTGATCCATGTCGACTGCATTATGTTGGCTCACAATCCCGGAGGCAAAGAACGAACTGAGAAAGAGTTTGAGGCTTTAGCCAAAGCATCAGGCTTCAAGGGCATCAAAGTTGTCTGCGACGCTTTTGGTGTTAACCTTATTGAGTTGCTCAAGAAgctctaa
- the LOC104729303 gene encoding uncharacterized protein LOC104729303, whose protein sequence is MALRQQRTTVSPDSSSSSSSDSAEQHGGLVSRVKKTEERLPNTVTELDLRHLVQLVERKDGGQAWIQMMDRFTSGMRYQAWLREPKNGPTEYRSRTVFEDATPQILRDFFWDDEFRPTWDTMLSNSTTVEECPSSGTMIVRWIRKFPFFCSDREYVIGRRIWNCGNSYYCVTKGVSVPSVPPNNKQKRVDLFYSSWCIRPVESRRDDGVTSACEVLLFHHEDMGIPREIAKLGVKRGMWGAVKKMEPGLRAYQTQRLSEGGTKLSRSAFMAQINTKISSEHLISLSNGASPVTETPVTQNQGNRAANIKKLLFIGGAIAVVCSLSGGAFVPPAFVLGFGKRFGNGGRKRQLEGTTTTSQSHQTTSSS, encoded by the exons ATGGCTTTGAGACAACAGAGGACAACTGTTTCTcctgattcttcttcatcttcttcgtctgaTTCTGCTGAACAACATGGGGGTTTAGTTTCAAG agtgaagaaaacagaggagaggTTGCCTAATACTGTAACGGAGTTGGATTTGAGGCATCTTGTGCAATTGGTTGAGAGGAAAGATGGTGGTCAAGCTTGGATTCAGATGATGGATCGTTTCACTTCTGGTATGAGATATCAAGCTTGGTTGAGAGAACCTAAG aATGGTCCTACTGAGTATAGAAGCAGAACTGTGTTTGAAGATGCAACTCCTCAGATTTTAAGAGACTTTTTCTGGGATGATGAGTTTAGACCAACTTGGGATACAATGCTTTCTAATTCCACTACTGTTGAAGAGTGTCCTAGTTCCGGAACCATGATTGTTAGATGGATACGCAAG TTCCCATTCTTCTGCAGTGATAGAGAATATGTGATCGGTCGCAGGATTTGGAATTGTGGGAACTCTTATTACTGTGTTACAAAG GGAGTGTCGGTTCCTTCTGTACCGcctaacaacaaacaaaaacgtgtaGACTTGTTCTACTCGAGCTGGTGCATTCGACCAG TGGAATCAAGAAGAGACGATGGAGTAACAAGTGCATGCGAAGTGCTTCTGTTTCACCACGAAGACATGGGGATACCGAGAGAAATCGCAAAGCTCGGAGTGAAACGAGGAATGTGGGGAGCAGTGAAGAAGATGGAACCCGGTTTACGTGCTTACCAAACACAAAGACTATCAGAAGGAGGAACCAAGCTTTCTCGGTCTGCTTTCATGGCTCAAATTAACACCAAGATCTCATCAGAACATCTCATTTCACTCAGCAACGGCGCATCACCTGTCACTGAAACTCCCGTTACTCAAAACCAAGGAAACCGAGCTGCGAATATAAAGAAACTGTTGTTCATCGGTGGAGCTATTGCTGTTGTCTGCAGTTTGAGCGGAGGAGCTTTTGTTCCTCCTGCgtttgttttagggtttgggAAGAGGTTTGGTAACGGTGGAAGAAAACGTCAGCTCgaaggaacaacaacaacaagtcagAGTCATCAgactacttcttcttcatag